From the genome of Streptacidiphilus rugosus AM-16, one region includes:
- a CDS encoding type 1 glutamine amidotransferase: MTDTILVVQHEDGTGPGLVGAALAADGFGLDLRHAWAGEALPASLAAHAGLLVLGGAPNCEDDVAAPWLPAVRTLVREAVADEVPLLGICLGGQIVAAALGGKVAPRTAAPEVGAVPLRRLPGAWGDPLFDAVPEGARAAQWHWDDIVALPAGGVPLLTGDDCLHQAFRLGRAAWGVQFHPEVLSAQVSDWSLSDGPAVRAAGGDPDAAVTTVRAAEAQLRTVWSAMAHAWGRVVTTRG; this comes from the coding sequence GTGACGGACACCATCCTGGTCGTGCAGCACGAGGACGGCACCGGCCCTGGCCTGGTCGGCGCGGCGCTGGCGGCGGACGGCTTCGGGCTCGACCTGCGCCACGCCTGGGCGGGCGAGGCCCTGCCCGCCTCACTGGCCGCCCACGCGGGCCTGCTGGTCCTCGGCGGCGCGCCGAACTGCGAGGACGACGTCGCCGCGCCCTGGCTGCCGGCGGTGCGCACGCTGGTGCGCGAGGCGGTGGCGGACGAGGTCCCGCTGCTGGGGATCTGTCTGGGCGGGCAGATCGTCGCGGCCGCCCTGGGCGGGAAGGTCGCCCCGCGCACCGCCGCCCCCGAGGTCGGCGCGGTCCCGCTGCGGCGGTTGCCCGGCGCCTGGGGCGATCCGCTGTTCGACGCGGTGCCCGAGGGCGCGCGCGCCGCGCAGTGGCACTGGGACGACATCGTCGCCCTGCCGGCTGGCGGGGTGCCGCTGCTGACCGGCGACGACTGCCTGCACCAGGCGTTCAGGCTGGGCAGGGCGGCGTGGGGCGTGCAGTTCCATCCGGAGGTGCTCTCGGCCCAGGTCTCCGACTGGTCGCTCTCGGACGGCCCCGCCGTCCGCGCGGCGGGCGGCGATCCCGACGCGGCGGTCACCACGGTCCGGGCCGCCGAGGCGCAGCTGCGCACGGTCTGGTCGGCGATGGCCCACGCCTGGGGCAGGGTGGTGA